The following coding sequences are from one Leptospira mayottensis 200901116 window:
- a CDS encoding sulfate adenylyltransferase subunit 1 produces MDLLRFITAGSVDDGKSTLIGRLLYDSKSIFEDQLEAIEKNARGNNGQINLALLTDGLKAEREQGITIDVAYKYFSTPKRKFIIADAPGHVQYTRNMVTGASNSNLAIILIDARKGVIEQTYRHSYIASMLRIPHLVVCINKMDLVEFSQARYEEIKAEYLNFASRLDIKDIEFIPISALNGDNVVDKSENLSWYEGRTLLSHLEEVYIESDENIEDARFPVQYVIRPLSDEHHDYRGYAGQVRSGIFRKGDSITVLPSGFTSTIEAIDTYDREVEEAFPPMSVTIRLKDEIDISRGDMIVQSGNLPVVSQDLEANICWMDSKVLLSGNKYLLRQTTNSVKAMVKEIEFKIAPDTHEKQDASKGLTLNEIGKIKIRTAKPVSFDEYRINRSTGSFILVDEGTNSTVGAGMITGVGA; encoded by the coding sequence ATGGATTTATTGCGTTTTATTACAGCAGGAAGCGTGGACGACGGAAAGTCCACTTTGATCGGAAGACTTCTCTACGACAGCAAATCGATCTTTGAGGATCAACTCGAAGCAATCGAAAAGAACGCGCGCGGAAACAACGGCCAGATTAATCTTGCTCTTCTCACCGACGGTCTTAAAGCCGAAAGGGAACAGGGGATTACGATCGACGTCGCTTATAAGTATTTTTCCACACCGAAAAGAAAGTTTATCATCGCCGACGCTCCGGGTCACGTTCAATACACTCGAAACATGGTAACAGGTGCATCTAACTCTAATTTGGCGATCATCTTGATCGACGCACGCAAAGGTGTTATCGAACAGACTTATCGTCATTCTTACATTGCTTCCATGCTTCGGATTCCTCATCTTGTGGTTTGTATCAACAAGATGGACTTAGTGGAATTCTCCCAAGCACGTTACGAAGAAATCAAAGCGGAATATCTGAACTTCGCGTCCCGTTTGGATATTAAGGATATTGAATTTATTCCGATCAGCGCTCTCAATGGTGATAACGTCGTAGATAAATCCGAAAATCTTTCCTGGTACGAAGGACGCACATTGCTCAGTCATCTCGAAGAGGTTTACATCGAAAGCGACGAGAATATCGAAGACGCTCGTTTTCCGGTTCAATATGTGATCCGTCCTCTTTCCGACGAACACCACGACTATAGAGGATATGCGGGGCAGGTTCGCAGCGGAATTTTCAGAAAAGGCGATTCGATCACCGTTCTTCCGAGCGGGTTTACAAGTACGATCGAAGCTATCGACACCTACGACCGAGAAGTGGAAGAAGCGTTTCCTCCGATGTCAGTCACGATCCGTTTAAAAGACGAGATTGATATTTCCAGAGGAGACATGATCGTTCAGTCTGGTAATCTTCCTGTCGTCTCCCAGGATTTGGAAGCTAATATCTGTTGGATGGATTCAAAGGTTTTATTATCCGGAAATAAATATTTACTTCGTCAAACGACCAATTCCGTAAAAGCGATGGTAAAAGAAATCGAATTCAAGATTGCCCCCGATACTCATGAAAAACAGGACGCATCCAAAGGTCTTACGTTGAACGAAATTGGTAAAATTAAAATCCGCACCGCAAAACCGGTGAGCTTTGACGAATATAGAATCAACCGTTCCACCGGAAGTTTTATTCTCGTGGACGAAGGAACCAATTCCACCGTCGGCGCGGGAATGATTACCGGAGTCGGAGCCTAA